The window TACTCATGAGGTATAATTTCAGGACCTGAGACCTGGTGCTTTAAAAATTTCTCAATACCTACCCTTGCAATAGGTGCAGCAGCTGCACCACCATGACCTCCATGCTCAACAAAGACCGCTATTGCTATCTCCGGTTTTTCCACAGGCGCGAAGCCAATAAACCAGGCGTGGTCACGAAATTTTTCAGGAAGCTTATGAACATCTACAGCCTTTGAGATTACCTGAGCAGTTNCAGTCTTTCCACCTACAAGTATATCCTTAACTCTTGCAGCACCTCCAGTGCCACCCTGGTCATTTACAACTCCCCTTAATGCATCCCTGATGAATTCAAGAGTTTTTTGTGAAATCCCGAGTTCTGATTCCACAGTAGACTCAGAATTAAAAGTTTCATCTTGTTCAGAATTGCTTATTCTCCTCTGCTCTATGGTGGCAATATTATCTATCTTTAGAAGACTCAGTTTTTTCAAATATTCTCCCTTTGCAATTGAACCCATCATCCTTGCAAGCTGCACCGGCGTAACAGATACATAGCCCTGTCCAATTGACACAGAAAGGGTCTCTCCAGGATACCAGGGCTGACCCATTGCCCTGAGTTTCCATTCAGAGGACGGGACTATTCCCTTTTTTTCTGTCACCAGTCCCACTTCTGTAAGCTCTCCGAGACCGAGTCTTTTTGCATACTCTGCAATTCTGTCTACTCCAATTCTTTTACCAACCTCATAAAAATATACATCACAGGACTCAACTATTGCCCGTTTTAAGTCCACTGTGCCATGGCCTTCTTTTTTCCAGCACCTGAAAAGCCTGTTACCAAAGGGCAATGCTCCTGAACAGTGAAAGGTTGTCGAGGGCTTAATAATACCCTCTTCAAGTGCAGCTATTGCAGTAATAATTTTATAGACTGAACCAGGTGGATATTGAGACTGGAATGCCCTGTTAAGTAGTGGATAACCCTGATCAACTGAAAGTTTCTTCCAGTAATCAGGGTCTGCACCTCTTGCAAATTTATTTGGGTTAAAGGAAGGAAGGCTTCCAAGCGCCAGGACCTCTCCTGTATCAGGCTTTAATGCAACAAAGGCACCCCGCCTTGTGCCATAGGCCTCTTCCATTGCCTTCTGAACTTCTATATCTATGCTAAGAAAGACATCCCTGCCACGTTCAGGTGGAATCTCTCCGAGTACCCTTATTTCGTGACCAAGGGCATCAACTTCTATAATCTTTTTTCCGTACTTTCCCCTTAAAATCTCATCATAGAGTTTCTCAATCCCCCACTGTCCTACAAAGGCATCAGGTGGAATTTCCTTTGTTTTCATCTTCCGCCATTGCTCCTCTGTTACCTTACCGAGGTAACCAAGCAGGTGGGCACCTGTTGAGTCATAAAGATATTTTCTTATAGTTGTTGTAATAATGAAAAGTTCGGGAAAGTCAGAATGGCGTGCTTCAATTCTTGCAACCTCCTCAAAGGTCAAACCCTCTTTTGCAATAACAGGCTCTATCTGAGATTTTCTATTTTTGACTTTATCAAGCAACTCCTTTTCTTCAATTCCAAGAAACCCAGCTATCGCAGATATCCTTTCTGGAGGGAATTCTTCTCCTGATAATGCTGCAACAAAATAGGGAACATTTTTTACAAGCGGTAATCCATTCCTGTCATAAATAATTCCCCTCTCGGGCTCTATATAAAGGATTCGCTGTCTGTTATTTTCAGCAAGATTTTTATACGTCTTTCCCTCAATTATCATAAGCTGAAGGAGTCTGATAAACATGATAAAGGAAAGGACAGAAATAACTATCAAGGCCAGTCTCAGCCTTTTTTGAAAAGCCTCAATACTTACCTTCTCTCCTAGGGAATTCATTTCAGGCAGTTCTCTGAATCCTGATTTCTGACTTATGGGTTCTGTATTCTGATCCTCCTCCGAAATATCCAAGAGGTGCATTAAGTGATGACTGGACAAAGAGTGTCCACAAAACCCATCCAGAAACAGGCACAGGGTTATCCTTTAGTGCCATCACAAGAAGCACTATGAGACCATCTATTATGGTCATAAAAAAGACCCCTATTATGCCAAGCACAGGACTCCATACAAAAAACCCTCCGATTATATTTGCCGAGAGATATCCAGTAAGAGACTTTGAGACCATGTTCGGACCCCAGAAACCAGAAAGGACATCTTCAATAAGTCCACCAAGTCCGCCAAAAGCTGCTGCTTTGAATTCATCTTTAGTCCTCATGCCGAACAAAAAAACAAGCGCAGTAACAAGTTCTGGTCTGGTACCGAATAGTGAAAACTTTGATTGTATAAAAATTGCGAAAAAAAGCAAAAAAATCCACACATACCAGTGAAAGGAACCCCTTTCATCTTTTATAACTCCACCGAGATATTTTATCTTTGTCTCAACCATCCTGTTTTATCATCTGGAAATAACTGCCACAAATTCAAGACCTCTCAGATCCTGTGAAGTCTTTAAAGAGACTTCTTTAAAAAACTCCCTGTCCCTGATATCTGCAACATAACCAACCAGAATGCCTTCAGGAAACAGGCCATCGAGACCAGAGGTTATCACCCAGTCACCCTTAATAATCTCTGCATCTTTTGGCACATATTTAACTATCACACCCTGTCCTGTTCCTGTAGCAATACCCTCTGTACGACTTCCAAGAAACCTGACAGCAACACGGAAATTAACATCATCAAGAAGCAGTACCTCTGAAAAATCCCTGTTTGCTACCAGAATCTTACCTGTGAGGCCTTTTGGAGTTATCACAGCCATATCCTTTTTAAGTCCATCAGCCTCACCCTTGTCAATAACCACTGCACTGGTCCATCTGGCTATGCCTCTCCTTATAACCCTTGCAAAAGCAATTATTTTTTTTTCAGAGTCTTTCAACCCGAGAAGTTCTTTGAGAATGATATTTTCCCTTTTTATATTCTCATATTCAGCAAGTCTCTCTGTTAAGAGTGCGACATCCTGTTCAATCTCTCTGAGCCTTTTCTTTTTCAGGGTAAATGCTCTCCATTCTGACGAGACGGTATCAGTTATCTCTGAGGTCAAAAGGCTAAGAAAATCATAGGGGTAGGAAAGAAATTTAAGCGGGCCAAAGACTTTTGAGGTGGTGAAAGAGATGACAATAATCAGAATGATCAATAAAAATACAGGCTTAAACTTCATCTCGCCAGGGCGACCATCTTCAGGAGTTCCAGATCATCAAGCATCTTTCCCGCTCCCCTGACAACTGCTGTAAGAGGATCATCAGCTACAATAACAGGGACTCCTGTTTCTTCAGCAAGCAATCTGTCGAGTCCTCTTAACAGGGCTCCGCCTCCAGCAAGTACAACCCCCCTGTCCACTATATCTGCAGCAAGCTCAGGCGGGGTGTTTTCAAGTGTGGTCTTTACTGTATCAAGAATAATGCTTACAGGTTCCTTAAGGGCCTCTCTNATCTCATCCTCTGTTATTATTACAGATCTGGGAACAGCCGATATTAGATCTCTTCCTTTAATTTCCATTGTTCTGTTTTCCGAATCAACCTTGTATGCAGAGCCTATCTCTATCTTTATCTGCTCAGCTGTCCTTTCCCCAACAAGAATGTTATATTTTCTTTTTAAATAGGCGATTATTGCCTCATCCATCTTATCTCCAGCCACCCTCACTGCCTTACTGTAAACTATTCCACCGAGGGATATAACAGCAACATCAGTCGTGCCACCACCTATATCAACAATTATATTTCCTGATGGTTCATGGACTGGTAGACCTACACCAACAGCTGCTGCCATTGGCTCCTCTATAAGGTAAACCTCTCTTGCACCTGATGCCTGTGCTGCATCCTTTACCGCCCTCTGTTCAACCTGTGTTATGCCGGAAGGCACACCTATTATTATTCTTGGTGCCACAAAGGTCTTCCTGTCATGAACCTTTTTTATAAAATATTTAAGCATCTCTCCAGTGGCATCAAAATCTGCGATAACGCCATCCTTTACAGGTCTTATTGCAACAACATTCTGAGGAGTCTTCCCGAGCATCCTTTTAGCCTCTGCACCAACAGCTATTATCTTTCTGTCATCCCTTCTGTAGACAACAACAGAAGGCTCATTACAGACAATGCCCTTACCCCTGATATAAACGAGGGTATTCGCAGTACCCAGGTCAATAGCAAGATCCTTTGAAAACCATCCAAGGAATTGACTGAACACTTTTTCCTCCTTACTGTATTTCTATTACTACTGTACCTGCAAGTTCATCTCCGAGTCTTCTTGAGGAAGGGCTTCCCACAATCATTATCAGCTCAAAAAACAAAATACCTGCTCCAAGGAGCCATCCCAAAAAAGGTATTTTACTAATAAGTATCGCAAAAAACAAGGGGCTGTTTCTTATTACCGATTCCCTTGTTCCTGCGTAATTAACGGAGTCGGGCACAGGATTTTCGGTTGCTGGCCCCTCTTCTCCTTTTTCAGCTCTGCCACCAGTTTTTGACTCTATTTTTACAACCCTTAAATTTGTAAGTAGCTTTCCCACACTTCTTCCTTGGAATAATCCATCGGATATTAATATGTAAAGAAGTCCTGCAAAAAAACCAGGCGTTCTGAATACCTCTATTAAAATAAACACTACAATTAAATCTATGGACTTTGCAAGGAGTCTTACGATCAAAGAAGGCCTTCCTTTCATTTCCTTTCATTATACCATTCTAAGGCTGTAAGAGCAATCATACTCCTTCAATCTATGCTGCCTTTAATTAAAGAATAAAGGAATACTCCTGATATTAAAGAAAGCAGGAGATAAAGAAATCCTGAAATATAATCACCGAGAATAATCTTTCCAGGTCCCAGTGTAAGCCCTATTATAAAAAATGAACCAGCAAGCCATTTTATTACATCAGAATAAAAGGGTGCTGGCTTTTCTGATTGAAACCTGCTCCACCCTTTCCCGGGCGGTCTAACAAGCTCGTAAAATCTCCTTAAAACCTCCTCACTTACAGGCTCTGTAAAGAAGGTAACTATTGTCCAGACAAATGTAGAGAATGTCACAATAAATAAAAGTTTAAAAAAATAATTAATTCCGTTTAGCTCTGGTAAAAGATAAATAATTACTGTGCTTACTGTAGAGGCTATCATAGCAGAGATCTCGCTCCAGGCATTAATCCTCCACCAGAACCACCTTAGTATATATACAAGACCTGTACCTGAACCGAAGGCAATAAGAA of the Thermodesulfovibrionales bacterium genome contains:
- the mrdA gene encoding penicillin-binding protein 2; translated protein: MNSLGEKVSIEAFQKRLRLALIVISVLSFIMFIRLLQLMIIEGKTYKNLAENNRQRILYIEPERGIIYDRNGLPLVKNVPYFVAALSGEEFPPERISAIAGFLGIEEKELLDKVKNRKSQIEPVIAKEGLTFEEVARIEARHSDFPELFIITTTIRKYLYDSTGAHLLGYLGKVTEEQWRKMKTKEIPPDAFVGQWGIEKLYDEILRGKYGKKIIEVDALGHEIRVLGEIPPERGRDVFLSIDIEVQKAMEEAYGTRRGAFVALKPDTGEVLALGSLPSFNPNKFARGADPDYWKKLSVDQGYPLLNRAFQSQYPPGSVYKIITAIAALEEGIIKPSTTFHCSGALPFGNRLFRCWKKEGHGTVDLKRAIVESCDVYFYEVGKRIGVDRIAEYAKRLGLGELTEVGLVTEKKGIVPSSEWKLRAMGQPWYPGETLSVSIGQGYVSVTPVQLARMMGSIAKGEYLKKLSLLKIDNIATIEQRRISNSEQDETFNSESTVESELGISQKTLEFIRDALRGVVNDQGGTGGAARVKDILVGGKTXTAQVISKAVDVHKLPEKFRDHAWFIGFAPVEKPEIAIAVFVEHGGHGGAAAAPIARVGIEKFLKHQVSGPEIIPHEYAGD
- the mreC gene encoding rod shape-determining protein MreC, which produces MKFKPVFLLIILIIVISFTTSKVFGPLKFLSYPYDFLSLLTSEITDTVSSEWRAFTLKKKRLREIEQDVALLTERLAEYENIKRENIILKELLGLKDSEKKIIAFARVIRRGIARWTSAVVIDKGEADGLKKDMAVITPKGLTGKILVANRDFSEVLLLDDVNFRVAVRFLGSRTEGIATGTGQGVIVKYVPKDAEIIKGDWVITSGLDGLFPEGILVGYVADIRDREFFKEVSLKTSQDLRGLEFVAVISR
- a CDS encoding rod shape-determining protein — its product is MFSQFLGWFSKDLAIDLGTANTLVYIRGKGIVCNEPSVVVYRRDDRKIIAVGAEAKRMLGKTPQNVVAIRPVKDGVIADFDATGEMLKYFIKKVHDRKTFVAPRIIIGVPSGITQVEQRAVKDAAQASGAREVYLIEEPMAAAVGVGLPVHEPSGNIIVDIGGGTTDVAVISLGGIVYSKAVRVAGDKMDEAIIAYLKRKYNILVGERTAEQIKIEIGSAYKVDSENRTMEIKGRDLISAVPRSVIITEDEXREALKEPVSIILDTVKTTLENTPPELAADIVDRGVVLAGGGALLRGLDRLLAEETGVPVIVADDPLTAVVRGAGKMLDDLELLKMVALAR